In Onychostoma macrolepis isolate SWU-2019 chromosome 12, ASM1243209v1, whole genome shotgun sequence, a single window of DNA contains:
- the LOC131550748 gene encoding basic proline-rich protein-like translates to MDIWISPSCKHIPKIGTLPKFTSNCHTPGLISPRLSRSSQRIVTEDTTQFPSTPPPASETRTPPRHVNPSTPPWLLAPSSPPWPGSPLAPPGSLVLPAPPWSGVDHPAPRDSTPLALPRPFVPPAPSGSFIPSPPPLFSVALAPCGLSYPRLCVSRRHHLLRLGPPDPPRHPCSAALRLSLGLLLHLLLGGHSSSMAPPPIMAVAWVLLGASCSGSLLSPPWLLPPSSPPWPLSAGPLPGVRPPPEPPPLFFPWALH, encoded by the exons ATGGATATCTGGATATCACCCAGCTGTAAACACATCCCTAAAATAGGAACACTTCCAAAATTCACATCTAACTGTCacacccctggact CATTTCTCCACGTCTCTCTCGTTCCTCCCAGCGAATTGTGACAGAAGACACGACCCAGTTTCCCTCGACTCCGCCTCCAGCCTCCGAGACCCGGACTCCGCCTCGGCACGTTAACCCTTcgactccaccatggctcctagctccctcctcTCCGCCGTGGCCCGGTAGTCCACtagctccaccgggctcccttgtccttccggctccgccttggtctgGCGTCGACCATCCTGcacctcgggactccactcctctggctttgcctcgtcccttcgtccctccggctccttCAGGCTCCTTCATCCCCTCGCCTCCTCCTCTCTTCTCTGTCGCTCTGGCTCCCTGCGGCCTCTCGTATCCACGCCTCTGCGTCAGTCGCAGGCACCATCTGCTCCGCCTAGGGCCCCCGGATCCTCCCCGTCACCCTTGCTCTGCGGCTCTCCGTCTCAGCCTCGGGCTCCTCCTCCACCTGCTCCTCGGCGGCCactcctcctccatggctcctccccccatcatggctgtggcctgggtacTGCTGGGCGCCTCCTGCTCTGGAtccctcctgtctcctccctggctcctccctccttcgtcacCTCCCTGGCCTCTGTCAGCCGGCCCCCTCCCAGgtgtccgtcctcctcctgagcctccgcctTTGTTTTTCCCCT